One Halobaculum roseum DNA segment encodes these proteins:
- a CDS encoding enoyl-CoA hydratase/isomerase family protein has translation MIRAERAADGEYRTVTIDRPEARNALTPDALDALEAAVVEADEPVVLLRGAGSAFCAGADLDVVESLADPAAFAEHGQRVADAIESADAVVIAGVDGAARGGGVELALACDIRVATPAATFAETGVSFGLFGAWGGTARLPRIVGEGVALDIACSARVVDAEEAREMGLVSRVVPDPTTVAREVADNDPGALSAVKRLVRAGARGAETAADERAAFARLHDERFGE, from the coding sequence GTGATACGCGCCGAACGGGCCGCCGACGGGGAGTACCGGACCGTGACGATCGACCGCCCCGAGGCCCGGAACGCGCTCACCCCCGACGCCCTCGACGCGCTGGAGGCGGCCGTCGTCGAGGCCGACGAGCCGGTCGTGCTGCTCCGGGGCGCCGGCTCCGCCTTCTGCGCCGGCGCCGACCTCGACGTGGTCGAGTCGCTGGCGGACCCCGCCGCGTTCGCGGAACACGGCCAGCGGGTCGCCGACGCGATCGAATCGGCCGACGCGGTCGTGATCGCCGGCGTCGACGGCGCGGCCCGCGGCGGCGGCGTCGAGCTGGCGCTCGCGTGTGACATCCGGGTCGCGACGCCGGCGGCGACGTTCGCGGAGACGGGCGTCTCCTTCGGGCTGTTCGGCGCGTGGGGCGGCACCGCCCGGCTCCCCCGGATCGTCGGCGAGGGCGTCGCCCTCGACATCGCCTGCTCGGCGCGGGTCGTCGACGCCGAGGAGGCGCGGGAGATGGGGCTCGTCTCCCGCGTCGTCCCGGACCCGACGACCGTCGCGCGGGAGGTGGCCGACAACGACCCCGGGGCGCTTTCGGCCGTGAAGCGGCTCGTTCGCGCCGGCGCCCGCGGCGCGGAGACCGCGGCCGACGAGCGGGCGGCGTTCGCGCGCCTGCACGACGAGCGGTTCGGGGAGTGA
- a CDS encoding DUF3105 domain-containing protein encodes MTDGHDLADRSSLSRRRTLGVVGAGAVAALAGCLGGGGGDTSLPENGDPELLDDVESFPSEGVEHVERGTEVDYDTQPPTSGPHYSGVVEAGFYEEPQTMGDLVHTLEHGAVVAYYVPDALTDEARSSLETWANSHTGTWQSFVAVPNPYDDPQAPYTLTAWRHLLRMDEYDEDVVRAFAAEYIGRGPENPVR; translated from the coding sequence ATGACCGACGGACACGACCTCGCGGATCGTTCCTCGCTTTCCCGACGCCGGACCCTCGGTGTCGTCGGCGCCGGCGCGGTCGCCGCGCTCGCCGGCTGTCTCGGCGGCGGTGGCGGCGACACCTCGCTGCCGGAGAACGGCGACCCCGAACTCCTCGATGACGTGGAGTCGTTCCCCAGCGAGGGCGTCGAGCACGTCGAGCGCGGCACCGAGGTCGACTACGACACGCAACCGCCCACCTCGGGGCCCCACTACTCGGGCGTCGTCGAGGCGGGGTTCTACGAGGAACCGCAGACGATGGGCGATCTCGTCCACACGCTCGAACACGGCGCAGTCGTCGCCTACTACGTTCCCGACGCCCTGACTGACGAGGCGCGGTCGTCGCTGGAGACGTGGGCGAACAGCCACACCGGCACGTGGCAGAGCTTCGTCGCCGTCCCGAACCCCTACGACGACCCGCAGGCGCCGTACACGCTCACCGCGTGGCGACACCTCCTCCGGATGGACGAGTACGACGAGGACGTCGTGCGGGCGTTCGCCGCCGAGTAC